The following nucleotide sequence is from Microbacterium arborescens.
GGCCACCGCGCGGACTCGTGCGCGTAGCGATACGGATGCCGCGTCAGCTCCTCGTCGCCCGGATGCACGTTCGCCACGAGATGGTGCTCCTCGCGCAGCCGCTCGCACATCCCGACGTGGTCGAAGTGTCCATGGGTCAACAGCACGGTGTCGATGTCGGCGATACGCGCGCCGACGGCAGCGAGCGCCTGTTCGAGCAGCGGCCAAGTGCGCGGGAGTCCGGCGTCGACGAGGACGAGGCCATCGTGCGAGGCGATGAGGTAGGCGTTGACCCCGCCGCGCGCGAGCTGGAACACGCCCTCCGCGACCTCGGACACACGCGGTCGGAGTACGGACATCGCTCCTCCTTCGGTCGCGATCGATGATGCGGATCCCCACCGGCGAGCGCTCGGGGGTTGACAGGCCGGTCGGCAGCCACCCGCCACGCGGGCGCGATGGTCGCACCCGACTCGAGACGAGTCAAGGCCCGTGGCATCCCGTCTGGCGCGGACCTACGTTCGCCGCGCCGGCGCAGTCCGCGCTCGGCCGATCCCCAGGAGGCGAGATGTTCTTTCATCGACAGGAACTGCAGTTCGAGGCGCGCCCGGAGAAGCCCGACGCGATCTTCGCGCGGCGCATGCAGGAAGTGCTCGGCGGCCAGTACGGCGAGATCACCGTCGCGATGCAGTACGGGTTCCAGGCGTGGAACGCACACGTTCCCGGCAAGTACCGCGATCTGCTCTACGGCATCGGCGCCGAGGAGTTCGGTCACGTCGAGATGCTCGCGATCATGATCGCGCAGCTGCTCGAGAAGGCTCCGGCCGAGCAGTCCGAGGCCGCAGCGAAATCCGACCCCGTGCTCGGGGCCGTGATCGGCGGCATGGACGTGCAGGCCGCGATCGTCGCCGGTGCGGGTGTGCGCCCCGTCGACTCGAACGGCAACCCGTGGCAGGGCTCCTACGTGACGGCGAGCGGCAACCTGCTCGCCGACTTCACGGCCAACGCGAACGCCGAGATGCAGGGGCGGCTGCAGGTCGCGCGGATCTACCACATGACCGATGACAAGGGTGTCCGGGACATGCTCTCGTTCCTCCTTGCGCGCGACACGATGCACCAGAACCAGTGGATCCGGGCGGCCCAGGAGCTGCGCGAAGAGGGAGTGGAGGACATCCCCGTGCCGTCGAACTTCCCGCTCTCGAACGAGGCGCGCGAGCACGCGTACCAGTACATCAACTTCTCGGACGGCGCCGCGGCCGCCGAGGGTTCGTGGGCGTCGGGCCCGACCCCCGACGGCAAGGGTGAGTTCACCTACCTCGACGGGCCCGACACCTCGGTTCCGATGCCGCCGCCCACGCAGCCGGATCCCCGCTTCTACGGCACCGACGCGAAGCCGAACATCATCGACAAGGCCGAGGGCGTCATCCGCGACAAGCTCTGACGACCCCGGGCGACCCGGCCGTGCCCGGATGCAAGGGATCTCGCCCGACACCCCGACCGGATGCCGTTCCGGCCGGGGTGTCGGCGACGATCCCTTGCATCGGCGCGCGGCACGACGACACGGCACGAAGACAGCACGAACCCCCGGCAGAAAGGCGATCGATGAAGGCGATGACCTATCGCGGACCATACAAGGTGCGCGTCGAAGACAAACCCGATCCGCGGATCGAACACCCCCACGACGCGATCGTGCGGGTGACGCTCGCCGCCATCTGCGGCTCGGATCTGCACCTTTACCACGGCATGATGCCCGACACCCGGATCGGCCACACGTTCGGCCACGAGTTCATCGGCGTCGTCGAGCAGCTCGGTGGTGCTGTGACGAACCTCGCCGTCGGCGACCGCGTGATGGTGCCCTTCAACATCTTCTGCGGCTCGTGCTACTTCTGCGCACGCGGGCTGTTCTCG
It contains:
- a CDS encoding manganese catalase family protein; protein product: MFFHRQELQFEARPEKPDAIFARRMQEVLGGQYGEITVAMQYGFQAWNAHVPGKYRDLLYGIGAEEFGHVEMLAIMIAQLLEKAPAEQSEAAAKSDPVLGAVIGGMDVQAAIVAGAGVRPVDSNGNPWQGSYVTASGNLLADFTANANAEMQGRLQVARIYHMTDDKGVRDMLSFLLARDTMHQNQWIRAAQELREEGVEDIPVPSNFPLSNEAREHAYQYINFSDGAAAAEGSWASGPTPDGKGEFTYLDGPDTSVPMPPPTQPDPRFYGTDAKPNIIDKAEGVIRDKL